The Halodesulfovibrio sp. genome includes the window TCGACAGCATCCTTGCCCAAACGTTTACCGATTTTGAATTCATTATTGTTGATGACGGGTCAACCGATTCAACACTCAAAATAATACAGGAATACATCGCACACGATGAGCGCGTGCGCGGTTTTACCATTCCACATTCAGGTGTAGCGACCGCAGCAAATGCCGGACTGTCCAAAGTACGCGCAAGACTCATCGCCCGTATGGATGCCGATGACTATTCCTTGCCTGAACGATTAAACCAGCAGGTTGCCTACCTACATGGACACCCTGAAATAGGTTTAGTTGGCACCCGCGTTACATTTGGTGGTGATAGAAACACCGCGGGTGGATATGCGCGATATGTTGACTGGACAAATACCCTGTTAACGCCTGACGACATCAGTATTCGCCGATTTCAGGAAGCCCCCTTTGCTCACCCAAGCACAATGTACAGAACGGAGCTTATCGAACGCTTCGGGGGATACAAGACAGGTAACTTACCGGAGGACTATGAACTCTGGCTCCGCTGGATGTCTCTAGGAGTTAAGGCCGCAAAACTGCCGCAAGAGCTTGTTGTCTGGAATGACCCGCCTAATCGTCTCTCACGCATTGGGGAGCAATGCAGCGTGGATAATTTCTACAAAATGAAATCGCCTTATCTAGCAGACTGGCTT containing:
- a CDS encoding glycosyltransferase, which produces MQPSTPSVSVVMPVYNGANALSTAVDSILAQTFTDFEFIIVDDGSTDSTLKIIQEYIAHDERVRGFTIPHSGVATAANAGLSKVRARLIARMDADDYSLPERLNQQVAYLHGHPEIGLVGTRVTFGGDRNTAGGYARYVDWTNTLLTPDDISIRRFQEAPFAHPSTMYRTELIERFGGYKTGNLPEDYELWLRWMSLGVKAAKLPQELVVWNDPPNRLSRIGEQCSVDNFYKMKSPYLADWLHNNVAPDKKIYIIGAGKSSRQRALLLEQYGVVISGWIDVDPKKIGNVVHGKRVTGRETLEQENCFAVAYLAGHDANEQLEEFMQAKGFTLGTDYILAS